In one window of Candidatus Neomarinimicrobiota bacterium DNA:
- a CDS encoding (2Fe-2S) ferredoxin domain-containing protein, which translates to MARFEKHVFVCVNERPPGHPRGCCYEKGSTDIRTAFVKGLAQRGLKGVVRANKSGCLDACEMGPTVVIYPQGVWYLGVTPDDVDEIVDTSVIGDGIVERLVAKPEHWDRLRQIRAQRAGQAEIATAKGNI; encoded by the coding sequence GTGGCCCGGTTTGAAAAGCACGTCTTTGTATGCGTGAATGAACGGCCGCCGGGCCACCCCCGGGGCTGTTGCTATGAGAAGGGTAGCACGGACATCAGGACCGCTTTCGTGAAGGGCCTTGCCCAGCGGGGCCTGAAGGGTGTCGTCCGGGCCAATAAATCGGGCTGCCTGGACGCCTGCGAAATGGGGCCTACCGTGGTCATTTATCCCCAGGGGGTCTGGTACCTGGGGGTGACACCCGATGACGTGGATGAGATCGTGGACACCTCGGTTATCGGTGACGGCATCGTGGAACGCCTGGTAGCTAAACCCGAGCACTGGGATCGGTTGCGCCAGATTAGAGCGCAGCGGGCTGGCCAGGCCGAAATCGCAACAGCCAAAGGAAATATATGA
- a CDS encoding zinc-binding dehydrogenase — protein MLAVRIHEHGGPHVLALDSLPPPGPPGEGQVTVAMRAAGLNHLDLWVRNGLPGMRLPLPLTMGSDGAGTVLAVGQHVAGVAVGDDVVIQPGVYCGSCPACLAGRENMCAKFGILGETQDGVQTELAVVSAANVGPKPAALSFEEAASVVLVFMTAYQMLVRRADLRPGETVLVIGGSSGVGAAAIQIAAHLGARIIATAAAGAKTDFAREQGAHEVVDHYQENWYRQVLEIAGPDKVSVVCEHVGAATWDQSVRTMGLGARLVVCGATTGSSVTIDLRHVYRKQQTFLGSTMGDMATFQAVLRGFEAGDYRPIVDRVFPLAEIAAAHGYLEGSQQRGKVVVSITADANS, from the coding sequence GTGCTGGCGGTGCGCATACATGAGCACGGCGGCCCGCACGTCCTGGCCCTCGACAGCCTTCCGCCCCCAGGACCCCCGGGGGAGGGCCAGGTGACGGTGGCCATGCGGGCAGCAGGGTTGAACCACCTGGACCTGTGGGTGCGCAACGGCTTGCCCGGGATGCGCCTGCCCCTGCCGCTGACCATGGGCAGCGATGGTGCCGGAACAGTCCTGGCCGTGGGCCAGCATGTGGCTGGCGTTGCGGTGGGCGATGACGTTGTCATCCAACCGGGCGTGTATTGCGGCAGCTGCCCGGCATGTCTGGCGGGCAGGGAGAATATGTGCGCCAAGTTCGGGATTCTGGGCGAGACCCAGGACGGCGTTCAGACCGAACTGGCCGTGGTCAGCGCAGCCAACGTGGGCCCAAAACCCGCCGCCCTCAGTTTCGAGGAGGCCGCCTCCGTGGTGCTGGTCTTCATGACCGCCTACCAGATGCTGGTCAGACGGGCTGACCTGCGGCCCGGAGAAACCGTGCTGGTGATCGGGGGCAGCTCTGGTGTGGGAGCCGCCGCCATCCAGATTGCAGCGCACCTGGGAGCCAGAATTATCGCCACGGCCGCAGCGGGGGCCAAAACCGATTTTGCCAGGGAGCAGGGCGCCCATGAGGTCGTCGATCATTATCAGGAGAACTGGTACCGGCAGGTGTTGGAGATCGCCGGTCCGGACAAGGTCAGCGTGGTCTGCGAGCACGTGGGCGCGGCCACCTGGGACCAGTCGGTTCGGACCATGGGGCTGGGTGCGCGGCTGGTGGTGTGTGGAGCAACGACCGGCAGCTCGGTGACCATCGACCTGCGGCATGTCTACCGCAAACAGCAAACATTCTTGGGCTCAACCATGGGCGATATGGCTACCTTTCAGGCGGTTCTACGGGGGTTTGAGGCGGGCGACTATCGCCCCATTGTGGATCGCGTCTTTCCGCTGGCAGAAATTGCGGCGGCGCACGGTTATCTCGAGGGCAGTCAGCAGCGCGGCAAAGTGGTGGTCTCCATAACGGCGGACGCAAACTCATGA
- a CDS encoding deoxynucleoside kinase, giving the protein MGKVFVIAIEGPIGVGKTSLAELVAERLDARLVLEEFDENPFLNEFYKNPERYAFQTQLWFLLSRYRQQQELQQLDLFAPLLVTDYMFKKDRLFATLTLSDKELALYDKVASLLERDLANPDMIVYLQSETDRLMANIQKRNRPYELGMDWKYLDALNQHYNEFFFRYDQGPVLIINANDIDFVNKPGDFEEIINFIREPVSGTRFFNPAGSE; this is encoded by the coding sequence ATGGGTAAGGTGTTCGTCATTGCCATTGAGGGGCCCATCGGGGTGGGCAAGACCAGCCTTGCCGAGCTGGTGGCGGAGCGTCTGGATGCGCGGCTGGTGTTGGAGGAGTTCGACGAGAATCCCTTTCTGAATGAATTCTATAAGAACCCTGAGCGGTACGCCTTTCAGACCCAGTTGTGGTTTCTGCTGTCCCGCTACCGACAGCAACAGGAGCTGCAGCAGCTGGACCTATTCGCACCCCTGCTGGTCACCGACTACATGTTCAAGAAAGACCGCCTGTTCGCCACCCTTACCCTCAGTGACAAGGAGCTGGCACTGTACGACAAAGTGGCCAGTCTGCTGGAACGCGATTTGGCCAACCCTGACATGATTGTCTATCTCCAGTCGGAGACGGACCGGCTCATGGCCAATATCCAGAAACGCAACCGGCCCTACGAACTCGGCATGGACTGGAAGTATCTGGACGCCTTGAATCAGCACTACAACGAGTTCTTCTTTCGCTACGACCAGGGCCCTGTGCTGATCATCAATGCCAATGATATCGACTTCGTGAACAAGCCTGGTGATTTCGAGGAGATCATCAACTTTATTCGTGAGCCCGTCAGTGGTACCCGGTTCTTTAATCCGGCAGGAAGCGAGTGA
- the folK gene encoding 2-amino-4-hydroxy-6-hydroxymethyldihydropteridine diphosphokinase, with protein sequence MAERAVLGLGSNVGRREAQLHDAVARLKRVAGIRVSAVSAIYESPPVEISIKQGDFLNQVVVVMTGLEARELLSACQAIEDSMGRPRQHPWGAPRTIDIDLITWGDRVMQEPALVLPHPRYTRRGFVLLPLAEVLPDFRDPSTGQSVRQLLDKCQNTADVRIWGALTEAQ encoded by the coding sequence GTGGCTGAGCGCGCCGTGCTGGGGCTGGGCTCCAATGTAGGCCGGCGGGAGGCGCAGCTGCACGACGCGGTTGCGCGCCTGAAGCGGGTGGCGGGAATCCGCGTCAGCGCGGTGAGTGCCATCTATGAATCACCTCCGGTGGAAATCTCCATAAAGCAGGGGGATTTCCTGAATCAGGTGGTTGTGGTCATGACCGGGCTGGAAGCCCGGGAGCTGCTGTCGGCTTGCCAGGCAATTGAGGATTCGATGGGCCGACCCCGGCAGCATCCATGGGGAGCCCCCCGAACCATCGACATCGATCTCATCACCTGGGGCGATCGGGTCATGCAGGAACCCGCTCTGGTGCTGCCCCATCCCCGCTATACCCGGCGGGGGTTCGTGCTGCTGCCGCTGGCGGAAGTGCTGCCCGACTTTCGTGATCCCAGCACGGGGCAATCGGTCCGACAGTTGCTGGATAAGTGCCAAAATACGGCGGACGTCAGGATCTGGGGCGCGCTCACTGAGGCGCAGTAA
- the folB gene encoding dihydroneopterin aldolase, whose translation MDSIRLYNIKLYAHHGVARQEQELGQRFELDIELFADLTAAARQDDLAQTLDYDAVYHAACSAFTAQSCKLLEHAAWQVLAALFDQFPAERITVRVRKPAVPIDGILDGVEVELSRSRGELAGG comes from the coding sequence ATGGATTCGATTCGCCTATACAATATCAAGCTTTATGCCCACCACGGTGTCGCGCGCCAGGAACAGGAGCTCGGCCAGCGCTTTGAGCTTGATATCGAGCTGTTCGCCGATCTCACCGCCGCCGCTCGGCAGGACGACCTGGCCCAAACCCTGGACTACGACGCCGTCTACCACGCGGCCTGTAGCGCTTTCACTGCCCAGAGCTGCAAACTGCTGGAGCACGCCGCCTGGCAGGTGCTCGCCGCGCTGTTCGACCAGTTTCCCGCTGAGCGGATCACGGTGCGGGTGCGCAAGCCTGCCGTCCCCATCGACGGCATTCTGGATGGGGTCGAGGTAGAACTGTCGCGCAGCAGGGGGGAGTTGGCCGGTGGCTGA
- a CDS encoding RNA polymerase sigma factor, translated as MQEDRELIAQFLRGDQRAFDQLVLRHQERVRQFMYRATGNEEDTHDLAQEVFIKAYHNLHRFRGDSELSTWLYRISSNALNTHFRRQRLRTWLPLGDAAEPVTQGSDEDRQDQRRRLLAQLPRLSAQERQVVILRALQELSVAETASIVGTSENVVKVAYHTAKNKLKGLLSGD; from the coding sequence ATGCAAGAGGACCGAGAGCTCATTGCCCAATTTCTGCGCGGCGACCAGCGCGCCTTCGACCAGCTGGTGCTGCGCCATCAGGAACGCGTGCGGCAATTCATGTACCGCGCCACCGGCAACGAGGAAGACACCCATGACCTGGCCCAGGAAGTATTCATCAAGGCGTACCACAACCTGCATCGGTTTCGCGGTGACAGCGAGCTCTCCACCTGGCTCTATCGCATCTCGTCCAATGCCCTCAATACCCACTTCCGCCGCCAGCGACTGCGTACCTGGCTTCCGCTGGGTGATGCGGCCGAACCGGTCACCCAGGGCTCGGACGAGGATAGGCAGGATCAACGGCGGCGGCTCCTGGCCCAGCTGCCCCGGCTATCGGCCCAGGAGCGCCAGGTGGTGATCTTGAGGGCCCTGCAGGAACTTTCCGTCGCAGAAACCGCGAGCATCGTGGGTACGTCGGAAAATGTGGTGAAGGTGGCCTACCACACGGCCAAGAACAAGCTGAAAGGACTCCTTTCCGGTGATTGA
- a CDS encoding DUF92 domain-containing protein produces the protein MPFWPLLATPFLTWVLLLGSILLLLAWAELLARKTQLRAGSTRQLVHGAVGAVMLLTPFLFRGPFFPLLTGVLFAAINLLALRRGQLQALHGIRRDSYGTVAYPLAYTLLVALFWHRDPVALMVGLLVLAIADPLAAVIGQRYGRTTFTLWHDPKTLAGSMTMLAASALLVLAGLLVLVPLAGAPALEWPQLLMAALPGAALATVAEAQSKRGSDNLSVPLSVGLFVALLRLLPSDAWLAVAVWAGGSALLLALATRMRALDLSGALTAWALGLLVFAAGGWDWVLPLVAFFGLSSALTRLRYSAVPASPRPHAGRRNLVQVTANGGVPLALALAYGLWQVEALYLLFLAALAAATADTWATEIGGWLGGQPRDIVTRQYVDLGASGGLTLAGTAGSLAGAGTLGAVGIVLQPAVVAVADGVALTLIGFTAALLDSLLGATLQVRYLNPGTGAVVEELAAAGEDAAVHSGWRWLDNDAVNLACTASGAVLGLLWVLA, from the coding sequence ATGCCCTTCTGGCCCCTCCTCGCCACCCCGTTCCTCACCTGGGTGCTCCTGCTGGGCTCAATCCTCTTGCTCCTGGCCTGGGCAGAATTGTTGGCCCGAAAAACCCAGCTGCGAGCGGGGAGCACGCGCCAGCTGGTGCACGGAGCGGTGGGCGCAGTCATGCTGCTGACGCCCTTCCTGTTTCGGGGCCCCTTCTTTCCCCTGCTCACAGGGGTGTTGTTTGCGGCCATCAACCTGCTGGCTTTGCGCCGGGGCCAGCTCCAGGCACTCCACGGCATCCGGCGGGACAGCTACGGCACCGTGGCCTATCCCCTGGCCTACACCCTGCTGGTGGCCCTGTTTTGGCATCGCGACCCGGTGGCGCTCATGGTCGGCCTGCTGGTGCTGGCTATTGCTGATCCTCTGGCGGCGGTCATAGGCCAACGCTATGGCAGGACCACGTTTACCCTGTGGCACGATCCCAAAACGCTGGCGGGTTCGATGACCATGCTGGCGGCCTCCGCACTGCTCGTCCTGGCCGGCCTGCTGGTGCTGGTGCCGCTCGCTGGCGCGCCGGCCCTTGAATGGCCACAGCTGCTGATGGCCGCCCTGCCGGGGGCCGCACTGGCCACCGTGGCTGAAGCCCAATCCAAACGCGGGTCCGACAACCTTAGCGTGCCCCTGTCGGTGGGCCTGTTTGTGGCGCTGCTGCGGCTGCTCCCATCCGACGCCTGGCTGGCCGTCGCCGTTTGGGCGGGGGGATCGGCATTGCTGCTGGCTTTGGCCACGCGCATGCGGGCTCTGGACCTCAGCGGCGCTCTCACCGCCTGGGCGTTGGGTTTGCTGGTGTTTGCCGCCGGTGGCTGGGACTGGGTCCTGCCCCTGGTGGCGTTTTTCGGACTGAGCTCCGCTCTCACCCGCCTCCGCTACAGCGCCGTCCCCGCCAGCCCCCGTCCCCATGCCGGCCGCCGCAATCTCGTGCAGGTGACGGCCAACGGCGGCGTCCCCCTGGCGCTGGCTCTAGCGTACGGACTATGGCAAGTGGAGGCGCTCTACCTGCTGTTCCTCGCTGCTCTGGCGGCGGCCACGGCGGATACCTGGGCCACGGAAATCGGCGGTTGGCTGGGCGGTCAGCCCCGGGACATCGTGACCCGGCAGTACGTGGACCTGGGCGCCTCCGGCGGCTTGACCCTCGCGGGCACCGCCGGTAGTCTCGCTGGCGCCGGCACGCTCGGGGCCGTGGGCATCGTCCTGCAACCCGCCGTCGTCGCCGTGGCCGATGGGGTGGCCCTTACGCTCATCGGCTTCACGGCGGCACTGCTGGACAGCTTGTTGGGCGCCACGCTGCAGGTGCGCTACCTGAATCCTGGAACCGGAGCGGTGGTGGAGGAACTGGCCGCTGCCGGAGAGGACGCCGCGGTGCACAGCGGCTGGCGGTGGCTGGACAATGATGCGGTCAACCTGGCCTGCACGGCCAGCGGCGCGGTGCTGGGCCTCCTCTGGGTGCTCGCCTGA